In Xanthocytophaga agilis, a genomic segment contains:
- a CDS encoding glycosyltransferase family 2 protein produces MISLVIPIYNEELLIEKLFYRCTQALSTITEDFEIICVDDGSQDRSLEILKSFHKKDTRFKVLVLSRNFGHQAAYTAGLQHAKGEYIAMMDGDLQDPPELLASMHQKLLSEQLDIVHGKRQKRKEQWGKKALIKLFHFVFKRFSQISDVNDVGNFSIMNRKALNAFLSLTEKNRYLPGLRFFIGFTQGFVYYDREDRQDGEAKMSTLKLINLALDAIFSFSDLPIKICLYTGLIGMILFFFAGLYTLISKIIGIAIIGWSSILLSLYFLGSIQLLFMGILGEYVFRIYKETQQRPIFIVKEFYSEERNYNN; encoded by the coding sequence ATGATATCTTTAGTTATACCTATTTATAATGAAGAACTGCTAATTGAGAAGCTTTTTTATAGGTGTACTCAGGCATTATCTACCATTACAGAAGATTTTGAAATTATCTGTGTTGATGATGGCAGTCAGGATAGAAGTTTGGAAATCCTCAAATCATTCCATAAGAAAGACACCAGATTTAAAGTATTAGTTCTCTCACGCAATTTTGGACACCAAGCTGCTTATACAGCAGGTCTTCAACATGCAAAAGGCGAATATATTGCGATGATGGATGGCGACCTCCAAGACCCCCCAGAATTACTGGCATCTATGCATCAGAAGTTATTGTCTGAACAGTTAGATATTGTACATGGTAAAAGACAAAAGCGGAAAGAACAATGGGGCAAAAAGGCATTAATCAAACTTTTTCATTTTGTATTTAAGCGTTTCTCACAAATAAGTGATGTAAATGATGTGGGTAATTTTTCTATCATGAATCGGAAAGCCTTAAATGCCTTCTTATCACTTACAGAAAAGAATAGATATCTTCCAGGTTTACGTTTCTTTATAGGCTTTACTCAAGGATTTGTCTACTATGATCGGGAAGACAGACAAGATGGAGAAGCTAAGATGAGCACTCTTAAGTTAATTAATTTAGCTCTGGATGCAATCTTTTCTTTTTCAGACCTTCCCATCAAAATATGTTTGTATACAGGTCTTATTGGTATGATTTTGTTTTTCTTTGCAGGGCTATATACGCTTATTAGTAAAATAATAGGTATAGCCATTATCGGTTGGTCTTCTATTTTACTTAGCTTATACTTTTTGGGGTCTATTCAACTTCTATTTATGGGAATTTTGGGGGAATACGTTTTCCGGATTTATAAAGAAACTCAACAAAGACCCATCTTTATTGTTAAAGAGTTTTATAGTGAGGAGCGTAACTACAATAATTAA
- a CDS encoding class I SAM-dependent methyltransferase gives MELSEAINLIYTTAIRQTEPQIWADLGCGTGLFTKALTHLLPPQSTIYAIDKDAMALDTIPDNYQNVLVKKMVKDFTQSFSLPSLLDGILMANSLHYVADHLSFLQTIQSSLLQPSHKLLLVEYDTDKANPWVPYPVSFQSLQKLATKAGYTTLEKVGTKASLYGRANLYGVLLTK, from the coding sequence ATGGAACTTTCCGAAGCAATTAACCTGATTTATACAACAGCTATTCGTCAAACAGAACCTCAAATATGGGCTGATCTGGGATGTGGAACAGGATTGTTTACCAAAGCCTTGACTCATCTACTACCTCCCCAAAGCACCATTTATGCCATTGATAAAGATGCGATGGCTTTAGATACAATCCCTGATAACTACCAAAATGTTCTGGTAAAAAAGATGGTAAAAGACTTTACACAATCATTCTCCCTTCCATCCCTACTGGATGGCATACTCATGGCTAACTCATTACATTATGTAGCCGATCATTTATCATTTCTCCAAACCATTCAGTCTTCTCTTCTGCAACCTTCTCATAAGCTATTGCTTGTTGAATACGATACGGACAAAGCCAATCCCTGGGTTCCTTATCCTGTCAGCTTTCAATCTCTCCAAAAACTGGCTACAAAAGCAGGATATACTACCCTTGAGAAAGTAGGCACCAAGGCATCTTTATATGGTAGAGCAAATCTATATGGAGTATTATTAACAAAGTAA
- a CDS encoding CocE/NonD family hydrolase — protein sequence MKKTYYLLIALLVSISFIPSDVYAQEDIAAYIKNNYTKAIYYIPMRDGIKLCTIVYSPKDASQKYPIMLNRTPYSVGPYGENEYKTSMGPSDFFVKDGYIFAYQDVRGKYMSEGEFMDVRPHNPAKKGKKDIDESSDTYDTIEWLLKNVKNNNGKFGQWGISYPGFYTTMGVLSNHPALKAASPQAPVTDWFIGDDFHHNGAFFLPHFFNFMANFGKPRPQPRPTSPYRFNHGTPDGYQFFLNLGSLSHINSVYYKDSVAFWNEFRQHPNYDPFWQARNVRPHLKNVKPAVMTVGGWFDAENLFGALEIYKTIEKNNPGANNMLVMGPWFHGGWARSDGSFLGNASFVQKTSPFYRENIEFKFFQYHLKGKADPKLPEAYVFETGSNQWRTYDQWPPKNTQAKRLYLQGDHKLAFATPTADGDGGYDEYVSDPAHPVPFIEEIKTGMTREYMTDDQRFAARRPDVVVYTTDALTEDITIAGQVKPSLHVSTSGTDSDFIVKIIDVYPDTAAQFKEAKIPTAGYQMLVRGEPFRARFRNSYEKPEPFTPNQPTEVSFVMPDINHTFKKGHRIMIQIQSTWFPLVDRNPQKYVENIYDAKDSDYQKATQRIYHSPDKATYIELNVVGK from the coding sequence ATGAAAAAAACCTACTACTTACTTATTGCTCTTCTTGTAAGTATCTCATTTATACCATCTGATGTATATGCACAGGAAGATATTGCAGCTTACATAAAAAATAACTATACAAAGGCAATATACTACATTCCCATGCGGGATGGGATAAAGCTGTGCACCATTGTTTACAGTCCTAAGGATGCCTCACAAAAATATCCCATCATGCTGAATCGTACACCTTACAGTGTGGGGCCTTATGGAGAAAATGAATATAAAACATCTATGGGACCTTCTGACTTCTTTGTAAAAGATGGGTACATCTTTGCCTATCAGGACGTACGGGGGAAATACATGTCAGAAGGCGAGTTTATGGATGTTCGTCCCCACAATCCTGCCAAGAAGGGTAAGAAGGATATTGATGAAAGTTCGGATACCTATGATACCATTGAGTGGCTTTTGAAGAATGTAAAAAATAACAATGGCAAGTTTGGTCAGTGGGGTATTTCCTATCCTGGGTTTTATACCACCATGGGGGTGCTAAGTAATCATCCGGCGTTGAAGGCTGCTTCGCCACAGGCTCCTGTTACAGACTGGTTCATTGGAGATGACTTTCACCACAATGGTGCATTCTTTTTGCCGCATTTTTTCAATTTCATGGCTAACTTTGGAAAGCCTCGTCCACAACCCCGTCCAACTAGCCCTTACCGGTTCAATCATGGTACACCGGATGGGTATCAGTTCTTCCTGAATCTGGGATCGCTGAGTCATATCAATTCTGTCTATTACAAAGATAGTGTAGCATTCTGGAACGAATTCAGGCAACATCCCAATTACGATCCATTCTGGCAGGCACGAAATGTACGTCCGCATCTGAAAAATGTAAAGCCAGCTGTGATGACTGTAGGAGGTTGGTTTGATGCGGAAAACTTGTTTGGCGCATTGGAAATTTATAAAACAATTGAAAAGAATAATCCGGGAGCTAACAATATGCTGGTAATGGGTCCTTGGTTTCATGGTGGTTGGGCTCGTTCAGATGGTTCTTTCTTAGGTAATGCATCGTTTGTACAAAAGACATCTCCTTTCTATCGTGAAAACATTGAATTCAAATTCTTTCAATACCATCTCAAAGGAAAGGCTGATCCAAAACTACCAGAAGCGTATGTATTTGAAACAGGTTCCAATCAGTGGCGTACCTATGATCAGTGGCCTCCTAAAAACACACAAGCTAAACGGCTGTATTTACAGGGAGATCATAAGCTAGCCTTTGCTACCCCAACAGCCGATGGTGATGGTGGCTATGACGAATATGTAAGTGATCCGGCACATCCTGTTCCATTTATTGAAGAAATCAAAACAGGAATGACACGCGAATACATGACAGATGACCAGCGGTTTGCAGCCCGTCGCCCAGATGTAGTAGTATATACGACAGATGCCTTGACAGAAGATATTACTATAGCAGGTCAGGTAAAACCAAGTCTGCACGTATCTACTTCCGGAACAGATTCAGACTTCATTGTAAAAATAATTGATGTGTATCCGGACACAGCTGCTCAGTTTAAAGAAGCAAAAATCCCAACAGCAGGTTATCAGATGCTGGTTCGTGGAGAGCCATTCCGTGCCCGTTTCCGTAACTCATATGAAAAACCGGAACCTTTTACACCTAATCAACCTACAGAAGTAAGCTTTGTGATGCCCGATATCAATCATACCTTTAAAAAGGGGCATCGCATTATGATTCAGATTCAAAGTACATGGTTCCCACTGGTAGATCGCAATCCTCAGAAATATGTAGAGAATATTTATGATGCTAAGGATTCTGACTATCAGAAAGCAACACAACGGATTTATCATTCACCTGATAAGGCTACCTATATAGAGTTGAATGTAGTAGGAAAGTAA
- a CDS encoding DUF885 domain-containing protein, whose product MKKRYLIWFAALALAACTSKSTDTSQTTAMTETNPKLTKLFDEYYEERLKFFPLEATSQGDNRYNDQLPNDISQEFIGQTKSFYEKYLSQLQAISRDSLSDQDKIGYDVLERDLKIQLEGIPFHTEEIPFQQFWGLPLQMGMLGSGDGSHPFHSVKDYDDWLKRAASFTVWADTAIGNFKKGIADGVVLPKSLVVKMIPQMNDLVVADPTKSIFYGPVNKFPEDFSDADKTRLTEAFKKAITTQIVPAYKKMGDFLKNEYLPKARTTSGIGVLPKGKELYAYYVRFWTTTNKTPEEIFELGEKEVARIKGEMEAVKTQVGFKGDLKAFFDHLKDDPKFYPYKTPEDVLKAFQNIHDRIKPNVAKIFNKTPKTPFEIRRTEAFREASASAEYQPGSADGSRPGIFYVPIPDAKKFNVTSGMESLFLHEAIPGHHYQMSLQQENTALPKFMRFMFNSAYGEGWALYTESLGKELGVYTDPYQYMGALGDEMHRAIRLVVDVAIHTKGWTREQAIKYMMDNEPIAEQGAVAEIERYMAVPGQALSYKIGALKIRELRAKYEKELGNKFSLAAFHDEFLKDGCLPLDVLERKMDAWAAAQK is encoded by the coding sequence ATGAAAAAACGCTATCTGATTTGGTTCGCTGCACTTGCATTGGCAGCCTGTACCTCTAAATCGACTGATACCAGCCAAACCACTGCTATGACAGAAACAAATCCCAAGTTAACCAAGCTGTTTGACGAGTATTACGAAGAACGGCTCAAGTTTTTCCCATTGGAAGCTACCTCTCAGGGCGATAATCGCTACAATGATCAGCTTCCTAATGATATATCACAGGAGTTTATCGGACAGACCAAAAGCTTCTATGAAAAGTATCTGAGTCAGCTACAAGCAATCTCCCGTGATTCGCTAAGTGACCAGGATAAGATTGGTTATGATGTATTAGAACGTGATCTGAAAATACAACTGGAAGGCATTCCATTTCATACAGAAGAAATTCCTTTCCAGCAATTCTGGGGACTTCCTTTGCAAATGGGTATGCTGGGTAGTGGAGATGGGTCACATCCTTTTCATTCTGTGAAAGATTATGATGACTGGTTAAAGCGGGCTGCCTCGTTTACTGTGTGGGCAGATACTGCTATTGGTAACTTCAAAAAAGGAATTGCTGACGGTGTGGTGTTACCTAAGTCACTGGTTGTAAAAATGATTCCTCAGATGAATGATCTGGTAGTAGCTGATCCTACCAAAAGCATTTTTTATGGACCTGTCAATAAATTTCCGGAAGATTTCAGCGACGCAGATAAAACGCGTTTGACAGAAGCCTTTAAGAAAGCTATAACTACTCAGATTGTACCTGCGTATAAAAAGATGGGTGATTTTCTAAAGAACGAATATCTTCCCAAAGCCCGTACCACATCTGGTATAGGAGTATTACCTAAGGGCAAAGAGTTGTATGCCTATTATGTGCGTTTTTGGACTACCACTAATAAAACACCGGAAGAAATATTTGAGTTGGGAGAAAAAGAAGTTGCCCGAATTAAGGGAGAGATGGAAGCTGTAAAGACTCAGGTTGGTTTCAAAGGAGACCTGAAAGCTTTCTTTGACCATTTGAAAGACGATCCAAAGTTCTATCCATATAAAACACCTGAGGATGTACTAAAGGCTTTTCAGAACATTCATGACAGAATAAAGCCTAATGTAGCAAAAATCTTTAACAAGACTCCTAAAACCCCTTTTGAGATCCGTCGTACAGAAGCGTTTCGTGAAGCTTCTGCCAGTGCAGAATATCAGCCTGGTTCAGCAGATGGTAGCCGTCCGGGTATCTTCTATGTACCTATTCCGGATGCAAAGAAGTTTAATGTAACCTCAGGTATGGAGTCATTATTCCTGCATGAGGCCATTCCCGGACACCATTATCAGATGTCTTTACAACAGGAGAATACAGCCCTTCCTAAGTTTATGCGTTTTATGTTTAACAGTGCTTATGGGGAAGGTTGGGCATTGTATACAGAATCTTTGGGGAAAGAACTGGGAGTATACACAGATCCGTATCAGTACATGGGTGCGTTGGGTGATGAAATGCACCGCGCTATTCGTCTGGTAGTGGATGTGGCTATTCACACCAAAGGCTGGACACGTGAGCAAGCCATCAAGTACATGATGGACAACGAACCTATTGCTGAACAAGGTGCTGTTGCCGAGATTGAACGCTACATGGCTGTTCCCGGACAGGCATTATCCTATAAGATTGGTGCATTGAAAATTCGTGAGTTGCGCGCGAAATACGAAAAAGAACTTGGCAACAAGTTTAGTCTGGCTGCCTTCCATGATGAGTTTTTGAAGGATGGTTGTCTGCCACTGGATGTACTGGAACGGAAGATGGATGCCTGGGCTGCTGCTCAGAAATAA
- a CDS encoding PQQ-dependent sugar dehydrogenase: MSLFYKVMGCSRHTPRQLFSTTRVFRKSIYLLIALSILYTHHTFAQLPTGFTAKKLTADNIREATAMAHAPDGRIFIAERAGIVKVFQNNTVSTVHTVSTTTASEQGLLGITLHPNFSQNGKCYIFYTNAAMTLHYLDVIVINASNQVTSINRVMEFDPIINGFHNGGALLFKNGLLYIAIGESNSSAESAKLDTYRGKILRLTEDGQPAPGNPYYNEAGASRQKRSIWAIGMRNPWRMSLDPLSQKIFVMNVGGNYEEIDDVTNPDPAKNYNYGWDQNGRSGPEQPANTITAAFYYGHSNWGCAITSGTFFNPTSTNYPAQYRNRFYFTDWCSGWMRSIDAANPVQGQWQEFAPSGFGSILGTSVGIDGNIYYFKYGNTGSLWRLEYDNTQAPVIVNQPTSQTITAGDPVTFTVSVSGATPFTYQWQKNAVNISGATSASYTISVTTLADAASYRCIVTNANGSATSNNATLTIQPFNAKPVADITLPLTTTKWSVGDVINYAGTATDQEDGNLSASALSWEVRFFHKDSPTSEHWHPGPVVPSGVTSGSFVADNGGETSPNIWLRIILTATDANGRKGQDSVDVYPNKVDITAVANIPGLQVVLAAQGTTPFTKTLVVNSLINLQAITPQVLGNNNYAFSSWTHGGQASQTIRVPAVNTTYTANYAVTSSIQNPYGGLPWSVPGKIEAEDFDTGGQSIAYNDLSTGNSGNGYRTTEDVDIEGCSEGGFNIGWVATGEWLEYTVNITSAGVYTLQTRIATTAAGKTMHIELDGQNISGTINVPNTGGFQSWQTVSVTTPSLTVGTKVLRVVFESNDINLNYIAFTSASGNNLPSVSLATTNTIVVAPGSATLTATASDTDGSITKVVFYNGTTPLTTITSAPYTYTWTNINAGTYTLTAQATDNTGATSTSSPVTLTIVSNGASNLALNKKTTTSSVENGSLLGAKAVDGNTGTRWSSAFSDPQWIYVDLGAVYSINRVKITWENARAVDYELQISNDTVNWQSLKAPIVGNTQLINDHTGLNGTGRYIRIYGTKRSTQYGYSMYELEVYGTSSSARIAMNEGNPDNLITLYPNPSTGQVTIQYTVNQSGPVTLALYSGQGNRTLLLHKNMTKGQYTVGYDLSKHAAGIYFIRLESGGQVTTQKLIKN; the protein is encoded by the coding sequence ATGAGTCTTTTTTACAAAGTCATGGGATGCTCACGTCATACCCCAAGACAACTTTTTTCAACAACACGTGTTTTCAGGAAAAGTATTTACCTACTGATTGCGCTCTCAATACTGTATACCCATCACACATTTGCTCAATTACCAACAGGTTTTACAGCGAAGAAATTGACTGCTGATAATATCCGGGAAGCAACTGCCATGGCACACGCGCCAGACGGACGGATTTTTATTGCAGAGCGGGCAGGTATTGTCAAGGTTTTTCAGAATAATACAGTAAGTACGGTTCATACCGTTTCCACAACCACAGCCTCCGAACAAGGTCTGTTAGGCATTACCTTACACCCCAACTTTTCTCAAAATGGAAAGTGTTATATATTCTACACTAATGCCGCTATGACTCTCCACTATCTGGATGTCATTGTAATTAATGCATCCAACCAGGTGACCTCTATAAACAGAGTCATGGAGTTTGATCCAATCATTAATGGTTTCCATAATGGTGGTGCTCTTTTATTTAAAAACGGACTACTTTATATAGCGATAGGAGAAAGTAACTCTTCCGCGGAATCTGCCAAACTGGATACTTACAGAGGTAAAATTCTTCGCCTAACAGAAGATGGTCAGCCAGCTCCCGGAAATCCTTATTACAACGAAGCAGGAGCCAGCCGGCAAAAAAGAAGTATCTGGGCCATTGGGATGCGAAACCCCTGGAGAATGAGTCTGGACCCGCTTTCTCAAAAAATATTTGTCATGAATGTAGGTGGCAACTATGAAGAGATTGATGATGTGACGAATCCAGATCCAGCCAAAAACTATAATTATGGGTGGGATCAGAATGGACGCTCAGGCCCGGAACAACCAGCTAACACCATCACAGCTGCCTTTTATTACGGACACTCAAACTGGGGATGTGCTATTACATCCGGAACATTTTTCAATCCTACATCCACAAACTATCCAGCTCAATACAGAAACCGGTTTTACTTTACAGACTGGTGTTCTGGCTGGATGCGTAGCATTGATGCAGCTAATCCTGTACAAGGCCAGTGGCAAGAATTTGCACCTTCAGGCTTTGGATCTATACTGGGCACTAGTGTGGGTATAGATGGTAATATCTATTATTTTAAATATGGTAACACAGGTAGTCTATGGCGGCTGGAATACGATAATACACAAGCACCTGTTATCGTTAACCAGCCTACTAGCCAGACTATTACCGCTGGTGACCCAGTAACCTTTACTGTAAGTGTGTCTGGAGCTACACCTTTTACCTATCAATGGCAAAAAAATGCAGTGAATATTTCCGGGGCAACATCTGCCAGCTATACCATTTCAGTAACAACACTGGCGGATGCAGCTTCCTATCGATGTATTGTAACCAATGCCAACGGTAGTGCAACTAGCAACAATGCAACACTAACCATACAACCTTTCAATGCCAAACCTGTTGCAGACATTACCCTGCCATTGACAACGACCAAATGGAGTGTAGGAGATGTAATTAATTATGCAGGTACTGCCACAGATCAGGAAGATGGAAACTTGTCTGCATCAGCACTCTCCTGGGAGGTACGGTTCTTCCATAAAGATAGCCCTACCAGTGAACACTGGCATCCCGGGCCTGTAGTCCCATCAGGTGTAACATCCGGATCATTTGTTGCTGACAATGGTGGTGAAACATCCCCTAATATCTGGCTCAGAATTATCCTGACAGCAACAGATGCTAACGGACGTAAAGGACAGGATTCTGTAGATGTCTATCCGAATAAGGTAGATATAACTGCTGTAGCCAATATTCCAGGATTACAGGTTGTGCTAGCAGCTCAAGGCACTACGCCATTTACCAAAACACTGGTTGTCAATAGCTTAATCAATTTACAAGCCATCACGCCTCAGGTTCTTGGCAATAATAATTATGCATTCTCAAGCTGGACACATGGAGGTCAGGCCAGTCAGACAATTCGTGTTCCAGCAGTAAATACAACCTATACGGCCAACTATGCTGTCACTTCTTCTATTCAAAATCCATATGGAGGGTTACCCTGGTCTGTTCCCGGTAAGATCGAAGCTGAAGACTTTGATACAGGAGGACAATCTATTGCCTATAATGACCTAAGTACAGGTAATTCGGGCAATGGATATCGAACAACTGAAGATGTAGATATAGAAGGTTGCTCTGAAGGTGGTTTCAATATTGGCTGGGTAGCAACTGGCGAATGGCTGGAATATACTGTAAATATAACGTCGGCAGGTGTTTATACACTACAGACACGTATAGCCACTACAGCTGCTGGAAAAACTATGCACATTGAACTGGATGGGCAAAATATATCTGGTACAATCAATGTTCCCAATACAGGCGGATTTCAAAGCTGGCAAACTGTATCTGTTACAACGCCTTCCCTTACAGTTGGTACAAAAGTGCTTCGGGTTGTTTTTGAAAGCAATGATATAAACCTGAATTATATAGCATTTACATCAGCTTCTGGAAACAACTTACCATCTGTAAGTCTGGCAACTACAAATACTATAGTAGTAGCACCTGGAAGTGCAACCCTGACAGCAACAGCATCTGATACGGATGGCAGTATAACAAAAGTTGTTTTTTACAACGGTACAACGCCACTAACAACTATTACTTCTGCACCTTATACCTATACATGGACCAATATCAATGCAGGTACGTATACGCTTACAGCTCAGGCTACTGATAATACAGGGGCTACTTCTACCTCTTCACCAGTGACTCTCACAATTGTAAGTAACGGAGCGAGCAATCTGGCACTCAATAAAAAAACAACGACCTCCTCAGTAGAGAATGGCTCATTGCTAGGAGCAAAAGCCGTAGATGGAAATACAGGTACCCGATGGTCCAGCGCGTTTAGTGACCCACAATGGATCTATGTAGATCTTGGAGCGGTTTATTCAATCAATCGGGTAAAGATAACCTGGGAAAATGCCCGTGCAGTGGATTATGAGCTTCAGATCTCTAATGATACTGTAAACTGGCAATCATTGAAAGCACCTATTGTGGGTAATACACAGCTGATCAATGATCATACAGGCTTGAATGGTACTGGCAGGTACATCCGGATATATGGTACCAAACGATCTACACAGTATGGATATTCTATGTATGAACTTGAAGTATATGGCACCAGTAGTTCGGCCCGAATAGCCATGAATGAAGGTAATCCCGATAATCTTATAACACTTTATCCTAATCCTTCTACTGGACAGGTCACTATACAGTACACAGTAAATCAATCAGGCCCCGTAACCCTGGCATTGTATTCCGGGCAGGGAAATCGAACTTTGCTATTACATAAAAATATGACAAAAGGTCAATACACTGTAGGCTATGATTTGAGTAAACATGCAGCTGGTATATACTTTATCCGGTTGGAGTCAGGTGGTCAGGTTACTACTCAGAAGCTGATAAAGAATTAA
- a CDS encoding class I SAM-dependent methyltransferase, whose protein sequence is MTNEFVYTGDDVLDVMSKFAVKRNKAVESLITTSFNLDKLTSQVKLLEFGAGRGEFINRFRNKQYIQTLATDLDEDYCLKLSQNHTAFHTLDELPYPVNFIFAIDVLEHIEDDLAILKQMHQSLTSGGKIFIYVPARQELYSQFDKQIGHFRRYHLKDLKNKALQAGFTIDSLRYHDFLGYFAAYYNKFFFKENDTLNSKAVSIYDTYLVPVSNVIEKLLVKPFIGKDLLLVASK, encoded by the coding sequence ATGACTAATGAATTTGTGTATACAGGCGATGATGTCCTTGATGTGATGTCTAAATTTGCCGTGAAACGGAATAAAGCAGTTGAATCGTTGATAACGACTTCCTTTAATCTTGATAAGTTAACTTCTCAAGTTAAATTATTAGAATTTGGAGCTGGACGTGGCGAATTCATAAATCGATTTCGAAATAAGCAATATATCCAGACATTGGCCACTGATTTAGATGAAGACTATTGCCTGAAACTATCACAAAATCATACTGCTTTTCACACACTTGACGAGTTGCCCTACCCTGTCAATTTTATTTTTGCGATTGATGTACTTGAACATATAGAGGATGATCTGGCAATTTTAAAGCAAATGCATCAATCTTTGACTAGTGGAGGTAAAATATTTATTTATGTTCCAGCTCGTCAGGAATTATATTCTCAATTTGATAAACAGATAGGGCATTTCCGCAGATATCATCTTAAAGACTTAAAAAATAAAGCTCTTCAGGCTGGCTTTACTATTGACTCTTTACGATATCACGACTTCTTAGGTTATTTTGCTGCATACTACAATAAGTTTTTCTTCAAGGAAAATGATACTCTTAATAGCAAAGCAGTAAGTATTTACGATACCTATTTAGTACCAGTCTCCAATGTAATTGAGAAGCTACTTGTAAAACCGTTTATAGGAAAAGACTTGCTTCTAGTAGCTTCTAAATGA
- a CDS encoding helix-turn-helix domain-containing protein: MKPQEHIPIYQLDGDTIFVYTSDDPAFHGFGGSHRNDFFEIIWFTSNADVHYIDFTPHPILKDTVYLLGRNQVHAIPGSKPAARVIAFSRELMYAIEEDHLRYLFLPFTNDGITIPPDMVEPMAHLFDLMHLECKTKADIGVLHLYLRLFLIHLYRFSQTLSSSIALHDERVKKIYILISDHYKEERNVTFYANAVNLTPKRLNEVLKERLGVTVTQIIHTYLVIEAKRQILIGKRTFKEIAFELGFSEQAYFSRFFKKQTGITPETFQQVALGIFR; encoded by the coding sequence TTGAAACCACAGGAACATATACCTATTTATCAATTGGACGGAGATACAATCTTTGTCTATACCTCTGATGACCCTGCATTTCATGGGTTTGGAGGGAGCCACCGGAATGACTTTTTTGAAATAATCTGGTTTACTTCAAACGCTGATGTTCACTATATAGATTTCACACCTCACCCAATTCTGAAAGATACTGTATATCTTCTGGGACGCAATCAGGTACATGCGATTCCAGGCAGTAAGCCAGCTGCACGGGTTATTGCTTTTTCCCGTGAGTTGATGTATGCTATTGAAGAAGATCATCTGCGTTATCTGTTTTTGCCATTTACCAATGACGGAATTACTATTCCTCCAGATATGGTTGAGCCAATGGCTCATCTGTTTGACCTGATGCATCTAGAATGTAAAACGAAAGCAGATATTGGTGTACTACACCTGTATTTGCGACTCTTTTTGATCCATCTGTATCGTTTTAGTCAGACGTTGTCTTCATCCATTGCACTACATGATGAACGGGTGAAGAAAATTTATATTCTGATAAGTGATCATTACAAAGAAGAGAGAAATGTAACTTTTTATGCCAATGCAGTAAATCTTACGCCTAAGCGACTCAATGAAGTATTAAAGGAGCGATTAGGTGTAACTGTAACTCAGATTATTCATACATATCTGGTTATTGAAGCCAAGCGCCAAATATTAATTGGTAAAAGAACATTCAAAGAAATTGCATTCGAATTAGGCTTTAGTGAGCAAGCCTATTTTAGCCGGTTCTTTAAAAAACAAACTGGTATTACCCCTGAAACCTTCCAGCAGGTAGCCTTAGGGATATTCCGATAA